Proteins encoded together in one Papaver somniferum cultivar HN1 unplaced genomic scaffold, ASM357369v1 unplaced-scaffold_21, whole genome shotgun sequence window:
- the LOC113339868 gene encoding methyltetrahydroprotoberberine 14-monooxygenase-like, translating into MKKCASEIDSIMASWVEEHRVKRNSGGNSQLEHDFIDVCLDIMEHSSLPGDDPDLVVKSTCLDMILGGSDTTTVTLTWAMSLLLNHPQVLQKAKEELDTQVGKNPQVDDSDIPNLPYIQAIIKETMRLYPAGPLIERRTMEDCEVAGYQVPAGTRLLVNVWKMQRDGNVYKGDPLEFRPDRFLTSNADVDLKGQHYELIPFGAGRRICPGVSFAVQLMHLVLARLLHEFEITTVEPEAKVDMAESGGLLCYKIMPLEVLIKPRLEI; encoded by the exons ATGAAAAAATGCGCATCTGAAATTGATTCAATTATGGCTAGCTGGGTTGAAGAACACCGCGTGAAAAGAAATTCAGGAGGTAATTCCCAACTCGAACATGATTTTATTGATGTCTGCTTGGATATTATGGAGCATTCTTCGTTACCCGGCGACGATCCTGACCTCGTCGTCAAATCTACGTGTCTG GACATGATATTGGGTGGAAGTGACACGACGACAGTTACCTTAACATGGGCAATGTCTTTACTCTTGAACCATCCCCAAGTACTACAAAAAGCAAAAGAAGAACTAGACACACAAGTAGGAAAGAACCCGCAGGTCGACGACTCTGATATCCCGAATCTTCCATACATCCAGGCGATCATCAAAGAGACGATGAGGTTGTACCCAGCCGGACCATTGATCGAACGGAGGACGATGGAGGATTGCGAAGTAGCCGGGTACCAAGTTCCAGCCGGCACGCGCTTATTGGTTAACGTCTGGAAGATGCAAAGAGATGGGAACGTATACAAAGGCGATCCATTGGAGTTTAGACCCGACAGGTTTTTAACTAGTAATGCGGATGTGGATCTAAAGGGCCAGCATTATGAACTGATACCATTTGGAGCGGGTCGACGGATATGCCCGGGAGTGTCGTTTGCGGTTCAGTTGATGCATTTGGTTCTTGCTCGATTACTTCATGAATTCGAAATCACGACGGTGGAGCCAGAAGCCAAGGTGGATATGGCTGAAAGTGGTGGTTTACTTTGTTACAAGATAATGCCATTGGAAGTACTGATCAAACCTCGACTCGAGATATGA
- the LOC113339546 gene encoding methyltetrahydroprotoberberine 14-monooxygenase-like, with protein MDFLDLLLQYLQPTSVALVVIALVWNYGRRNPTKKLAPEASGGRPIMGHLHLFNDGELTHRKLGVVADTYGPVFNIRFGTHKTLVVSDWEIVKECFTTNDKLFSNRPGTLGIKLMFYDADSVGYAPYGAYWRDLRKISTLKLLSNHRIDTIKHLRSSEVESCFESLYNQWKNGEKCGEFGPVRMDSWLGDLTFNVVARIVAGKKNFSANRDVGAQRYKAAMDEAMRLMRFFAFSDVIPSLS; from the coding sequence ATGGATTTTCTTGATCTACTTCTCCAGTACTTGCAACCGACTTCCGTTGCACTTGTTGTGATTGCACTGGTTTGGAACTATGGAAGAAGAAACCCCACCAAGAAACTAGCACCAGAAGCCTCAGGGGGAAGGCCTATAATGGGTCATCTCCATCTTTTCAACGACGGTGAGTTAACTCATCGGAAACTCGGTGTCGTGGCGGATACTTACGGTCCTGTTTTCAATATCCGATTCGGTACCCATAAAACGCTAGTTGTTAGTGATTGGGAAATCGTTAAAGAATGTTTTACGACGAATGATAAGCTCTTCTCGAATCGCCCGGGTACGTTAGGTATTAAACTCATGTTTTACGACGCCGATTCGGTGGGTTATGCGCCTTATGGTGCTTACTGGAGAGATTTGCGAAAGATTTCCACGTTAAAACTTCTTTCGAATCATCGTATCGATACGATAAAACACCTCAGGAGCTCTGAAGTTGAGTCGTGTTTCGAGTCGCTTTATAATCAGTGGAAAAACGGAGAAAAGTGTGGCGAATTCGGTCCGGTGAGAATGGATAGTTGGTTAGGCGATTTGACGTTTAACGTCGTGGCGAGAATCGTTGCCGGGAAAAAGAATTTCTCGGCGAACCGTGACGTTGGAGCTCAGAGATATAAAGcagcaatggatgaagctatgaGATTAATGAGATTTTTCGCATTTTCCGATGTAATTCCGTCCCTAAGCTAG